In Leucobacter sp. CX169, a single genomic region encodes these proteins:
- the glmU gene encoding bifunctional UDP-N-acetylglucosamine diphosphorylase/glucosamine-1-phosphate N-acetyltransferase GlmU — translation MTETTGNGRVAVVILAAGQGTRMKSALPKVLHPIGGRSLIAHVLDTAAGLTPETVIAVVRHDRDRVAEAILDHAPNTVIVDQDEIPGTGRAVEQALAALPADFDGTVVVLSGDVPLLDSGTLGQLVRGHREADRSMTLLSAIFENPTGLGRILRGENGQMTGIVEEKDASDDQRRITEINGGVYVFGRAAIESALALIDTNNAQGEKYLTDAASRILESGGSVDAVATKDTWLIAGVNDRAQLSDAGRELNRRIVRAHQLAGVTIQDPATTWIDATVSIGPDSVILPGTFLRGATTIEGGAEIGPDTTLVDCEVGEGAHVRRTEATLAVIGAGADVGPFAYLRAGTELGAGGKIGAYVETKNAHIGEGSKVPHLSYVGDATVGTGTNIGAGTIFANYDGIKKHHTTVGDQVRIGSKNVLIAPVTIEDGVYTAAGTVVRKDVPAGSLGLTVAPQRNISGWVAEHRPGTSSAQAAQKSEEDGA, via the coding sequence ATGACGGAGACCACCGGAAACGGCCGCGTAGCGGTTGTCATCTTGGCGGCGGGCCAGGGCACGCGCATGAAGTCGGCGCTGCCAAAGGTGCTGCACCCCATCGGCGGTCGCTCGCTGATCGCGCACGTGCTCGACACGGCGGCGGGACTGACCCCCGAGACCGTGATCGCGGTCGTGCGGCACGACCGCGACCGGGTGGCCGAGGCGATTCTGGACCACGCCCCGAACACCGTGATCGTCGATCAGGACGAGATCCCCGGCACCGGCCGCGCAGTCGAGCAAGCGCTCGCGGCACTCCCCGCCGACTTTGACGGCACCGTCGTCGTGCTCTCGGGTGACGTGCCGCTGCTCGACTCGGGCACCCTCGGGCAGCTCGTCCGTGGCCACCGCGAGGCGGACCGCTCAATGACGCTGCTCTCGGCCATCTTCGAGAACCCCACGGGCCTCGGCCGGATCCTGCGTGGCGAGAACGGTCAGATGACCGGCATCGTCGAGGAGAAGGACGCGAGCGACGACCAGCGTCGCATCACCGAGATCAACGGTGGCGTGTACGTCTTTGGTCGCGCCGCGATCGAGTCCGCGCTCGCCCTCATCGACACGAACAACGCGCAGGGCGAGAAATACCTCACTGACGCCGCGTCACGCATCCTCGAAAGCGGCGGCAGCGTCGACGCGGTGGCGACGAAGGATACCTGGCTGATCGCCGGGGTGAACGATCGCGCTCAGCTGTCCGACGCGGGGCGCGAACTGAACCGGCGCATCGTGCGGGCGCACCAGCTCGCCGGCGTGACCATTCAGGATCCTGCCACGACCTGGATCGACGCGACGGTGTCGATCGGGCCCGACAGCGTGATCCTGCCGGGGACCTTCCTGCGCGGTGCGACGACCATCGAGGGCGGCGCCGAGATCGGCCCCGACACCACCCTGGTCGACTGCGAGGTGGGGGAGGGCGCCCACGTGCGCCGCACCGAGGCCACCCTCGCGGTAATCGGCGCGGGTGCCGACGTCGGCCCCTTCGCCTACCTCCGCGCCGGCACCGAGCTGGGCGCGGGCGGCAAGATCGGCGCCTACGTCGAGACGAAGAACGCCCACATCGGCGAGGGCAGCAAGGTGCCCCATCTCAGCTACGTCGGCGACGCGACGGTCGGCACCGGCACCAATATTGGTGCGGGCACGATCTTCGCGAACTACGACGGAATCAAGAAGCACCACACCACCGTCGGTGACCAGGTGCGCATTGGTTCGAAGAACGTTCTCATCGCACCCGTTACGATTGAAGACGGCGTCTACACCGCGGCCGGAACGGTCGTGCGTAAGGACGTACCAGCTGGGTCGCTCGGCCTTACGGTCGCTCCCCAAAGAAACATCAGCGGATGGGTCGCCGAACATCGGCCCGGAACCAGCAGCGCCCAGGCGGCGCAGAAGAGCGAGGAAGACGGAGCATGA
- a CDS encoding MarR family winged helix-turn-helix transcriptional regulator: protein MKEHDVVDRIVEEWAAARPDLDLAPLDVFSRLMRIAKHLDRARARAFERSGLTSWEFDVLAVLRRGGYPYRQSPKVLVRQTMVSSGTMTNRIDRMVERDLVTRLTDPNDGRGVLVEMTAKGITLVDAAITRLTDAEEILLSGVPRAERERLAQLLRRLALSVDRFSALAGAEPEPAADAAAEPGAADSGPARA from the coding sequence ATGAAGGAACACGACGTCGTAGACCGGATCGTCGAAGAGTGGGCCGCGGCCCGACCGGATCTCGATTTGGCCCCACTTGACGTGTTTTCGCGCCTCATGCGGATCGCAAAGCACCTCGATCGCGCCCGCGCGCGCGCCTTCGAGCGCTCGGGACTCACCTCCTGGGAATTTGACGTACTCGCCGTGCTGCGGCGGGGCGGGTACCCCTATCGGCAGAGCCCGAAGGTGCTCGTGCGGCAGACCATGGTCTCGAGCGGCACCATGACGAACCGCATCGACCGGATGGTTGAACGCGACCTCGTGACCCGTCTCACCGACCCGAACGACGGCCGCGGGGTGCTCGTCGAGATGACGGCGAAGGGCATCACGCTCGTCGACGCCGCGATCACGCGCCTCACCGACGCCGAAGAAATCTTGCTCTCGGGCGTCCCCCGCGCCGAGCGCGAGCGCCTCGCGCAGCTGTTGCGGCGACTCGCGCTCAGCGTCGACCGGTTCTCGGCGCTCGCGGGCGCCGAGCCCGAGCCTGCGGCAGACGCCGCGGCCGAGCCCGGCGCCGCGGATTCGGGCCCGGCGCGCGCCTAA
- a CDS encoding TetR/AcrR family transcriptional regulator, which translates to MTEPGATPDRILAACERVIARGGLARFRMQDVAREAGVSIGLLSYHFGDRAGLLQAALDHVAANGENHTAGPEELTPLARLRASLRADFGNEPGVREGSITWNEVRANAVFDTANAAALTRSTANWQDAMAALIAEANPADSRPGHTALLLTSLVEGLSGRWLTGQIDAEAARAAIDAAIDVTVAH; encoded by the coding sequence ATGACAGAGCCGGGTGCGACCCCCGACCGGATCCTTGCCGCGTGCGAACGAGTGATCGCCCGCGGCGGCCTCGCACGGTTTCGCATGCAGGATGTCGCGCGCGAAGCGGGGGTCTCGATCGGACTCCTCTCGTATCACTTCGGCGATCGCGCGGGGCTGCTCCAGGCCGCGCTCGACCACGTCGCTGCCAACGGCGAGAACCACACCGCCGGACCCGAGGAGTTGACTCCCCTCGCGCGACTGCGCGCGTCGCTGCGCGCTGACTTTGGCAATGAGCCGGGCGTGCGCGAGGGCTCGATCACCTGGAACGAGGTGCGCGCGAACGCCGTATTCGACACGGCGAACGCCGCGGCGCTCACCCGTTCGACCGCCAACTGGCAGGACGCGATGGCCGCGCTCATCGCCGAAGCGAATCCGGCCGATTCGCGCCCCGGGCACACCGCGCTCCTGCTCACGAGCCTCGTGGAGGGCCTCTCCGGCCGCTGGCTCACGGGCCAGATCGACGCGGAGGCGGCCCGCGCGGCGATCGATGCGGCGATCGATGTGACCGTCGCACACTAG
- a CDS encoding amino acid permease: protein MTEIASAPHDTLQRGLSNRHLQLIAIGGAIGTGLFLGSGKIISLTGPSVLFVYGVIGFMIFFVMRALGEILLSNLNYQTFGDIAKDLIGPWAGFFVSWSYWFSWVVICVADIIAITSYVAYINPTIPSWVPAVVTAIALTILNLQPVRFFGEFEFWFAMIKIVAILALIATGIFLLFSGFQNPDTGTSAALSNLWSDGGMFPFGVGGFLLGFQLGIFSFIGVELVGTAAAETMDPHKNLPKAINSIVVRILIFYIGALTIVMAITPWREIDPEQSPFVTTLAYAGFGAAAFAINLVVLTSAASSSNSGFYSGTRMMFALAKDGHAPHRFSITDNRGVPRRAVFFTAVFLFSAAPILLAGDSVIAAFTFVSSVASVFILFIWGMILVSYISYRRRFPARHTESKFKMPLSRFAPWMVLAFFVFIVYTLILGEDTRIPILVAPVWFAGLAVIWQLRKRQLLRHGEPLTGAVKLPGTGEDA from the coding sequence GTGACCGAAATCGCAAGCGCGCCGCACGACACACTGCAGCGCGGGCTCTCGAACCGCCACCTTCAACTCATCGCCATCGGCGGGGCCATCGGCACCGGCCTCTTCCTCGGGTCGGGCAAGATCATCAGCCTCACCGGACCGTCGGTGCTCTTCGTCTACGGCGTCATCGGTTTCATGATCTTCTTCGTGATGCGCGCGCTCGGCGAGATCCTGCTCTCAAATCTGAACTATCAGACCTTCGGCGACATCGCGAAAGACCTGATCGGTCCCTGGGCTGGGTTCTTCGTGTCGTGGTCGTACTGGTTCTCCTGGGTGGTCATCTGCGTGGCCGACATCATCGCAATCACCAGCTACGTCGCCTACATCAACCCGACGATCCCGAGCTGGGTTCCAGCGGTCGTGACGGCAATCGCTCTCACCATCTTGAACCTGCAGCCCGTCCGGTTCTTCGGCGAGTTCGAGTTCTGGTTCGCCATGATCAAGATCGTGGCGATCCTCGCGCTGATCGCTACCGGCATCTTCTTGCTCTTCTCCGGCTTCCAGAACCCCGACACGGGCACCTCGGCCGCCCTCTCGAATCTCTGGTCCGACGGCGGCATGTTCCCGTTCGGGGTTGGCGGCTTCCTGCTCGGCTTCCAGCTCGGTATTTTCTCGTTCATCGGCGTCGAGCTCGTCGGCACCGCGGCCGCCGAGACGATGGACCCCCACAAGAACCTGCCAAAGGCGATCAACTCGATCGTGGTGCGGATCCTGATCTTCTACATCGGCGCACTGACCATTGTGATGGCCATCACCCCGTGGCGGGAGATCGACCCCGAACAGAGCCCGTTCGTGACGACGCTCGCCTACGCTGGCTTCGGCGCGGCCGCCTTCGCTATCAATCTCGTCGTGCTGACCTCCGCCGCCTCGAGCTCAAATTCAGGCTTCTACTCGGGCACGCGCATGATGTTCGCGCTGGCCAAGGACGGGCACGCCCCGCACCGATTCTCAATTACGGACAATCGAGGTGTGCCGCGCCGAGCGGTCTTCTTCACCGCGGTATTCCTCTTCAGCGCGGCCCCGATCCTGCTCGCCGGCGATAGCGTGATCGCGGCGTTCACCTTCGTCTCCTCGGTCGCTTCCGTCTTCATCCTGTTCATCTGGGGCATGATCCTGGTGAGCTACATTTCGTACCGCCGGCGCTTCCCCGCCCGTCACACGGAATCGAAATTCAAGATGCCGCTGTCGCGCTTCGCCCCGTGGATGGTGCTCGCGTTCTTCGTCTTCATCGTCTACACCCTCATCCTCGGGGAGGACACCCGGATCCCGATCCTGGTCGCGCCGGTCTGGTTCGCCGGGCTGGCGGTAATCTGGCAGCTGCGCAAGCGCCAGCTGCTCCGTCACGGTGAGCCGCTGACCGGGGCCGTCAAGCTGCCCGGGACCGGCGAGGACGCGTAG
- a CDS encoding LysR family transcriptional regulator, with product MISLQQFRVLLAIRDRGSLTRAAAELQYGVPTVAHHLSTLERHLQIRLVDRDRSGATLTPLGLEFAAEVEQILARVDQAERLVADRRDAGVATLRVGTFASIGSRLLPAAIGELQRRSPVRVEVVEAEPTEVVRLLRGGEVHAGLIYDFADDPAFVSEDLALTPLLQEPYRVMVASDSEYAQRDELDFAELSEVAWVCSRNADEASDRLLRRVCHSVGYEVRELMRSDDLNMIHGLVAAGLGFGLSTAAAVDPRFGVVLLPAVQDLGERHVSFATRLGAAPPAAHWLGEIMQRRVRSL from the coding sequence GTGATCTCGCTGCAGCAGTTTCGTGTGCTTTTGGCCATTCGCGACCGGGGGAGTCTGACTCGTGCGGCCGCGGAGCTGCAGTACGGCGTCCCGACGGTGGCGCACCACCTGAGTACTCTCGAACGCCACCTGCAAATTCGGTTGGTCGACCGTGATCGCAGCGGGGCCACGCTCACGCCGCTCGGACTCGAGTTCGCGGCAGAGGTGGAGCAAATTCTTGCGCGCGTAGACCAGGCCGAGCGGCTCGTGGCCGATCGTAGGGATGCCGGGGTGGCCACGCTTCGTGTCGGCACCTTCGCCTCCATCGGTTCGCGACTGCTGCCCGCCGCCATCGGGGAGTTGCAGCGGCGCTCACCCGTGCGGGTGGAGGTGGTTGAGGCGGAACCTACCGAGGTAGTGCGTCTCCTGCGTGGCGGCGAGGTGCACGCGGGGCTGATCTACGATTTCGCGGACGATCCTGCCTTTGTATCTGAGGATCTGGCGCTGACGCCGCTGTTGCAGGAGCCCTATCGCGTGATGGTCGCGAGCGACAGTGAGTACGCGCAACGTGACGAGCTGGACTTCGCCGAGCTCTCAGAGGTCGCCTGGGTGTGCAGCCGGAACGCCGACGAGGCATCCGATCGTTTGCTTCGACGTGTGTGTCACTCGGTGGGCTACGAGGTGCGCGAGCTCATGCGCAGCGACGACCTGAACATGATTCACGGCCTCGTCGCGGCTGGGCTCGGATTCGGGCTCTCGACCGCGGCCGCGGTCGACCCGCGCTTCGGGGTCGTTCTCCTCCCCGCGGTGCAGGATCTGGGCGAGCGGCACGTCTCGTTCGCGACCAGGTTGGGGGCCGCGCCCCCTGCGGCACATTGGCTGGGCGAGATCATGCAGCGGCGAGTGCGCTCGCTCTAG
- a CDS encoding aminotransferase class I/II-fold pyridoxal phosphate-dependent enzyme codes for MRTSPTLPSTPLTTAPAHQRVAPYADAIRSLASHDWQRLHVPAHQGKSENAPGVAGLVGPEALAMDFPMLFSGVDQDTWRLVTPGRRTPLMHAQDLAAEAWGASRTWFITNGGSGCNHIATTVARGLGTELVVQRSVHSSVIDGITRFDLVPHFIMGAVDTGLGAAHGVTASEVEETLTAHPDSSAVYIVSPSYFGAVADVAAIAEVAHRHGVPLIVDEAWGSHFGMHPDLPTNSVRLGADLVISSTQKGAGSLAQSAMLQLGHGPLAQELESLVDRVVRSYQSTSCSSLILASLDEARRHLVTRTDVIGEALDSAATIRAAIRADRRFRDATPDILASPDAIANDPFKIAIDTRGAGITGGDAQYQLLRDHRVYCELATPAALLLLVGATSPADTDRFLHSLWALPEADIEPERMRALPDPCERAMGLGEAFFGKVEVVSHSAAAGRVSADSLAAYPPGVPNVLPGEVLSDGAIAFLRGTATSPSGYVRGANDAALDTFRVVAE; via the coding sequence ATGCGAACGAGCCCGACCCTGCCCTCGACACCTCTCACGACCGCTCCCGCGCACCAGCGGGTTGCACCGTATGCGGATGCGATCCGGTCGCTGGCCAGCCATGATTGGCAGCGCCTCCATGTCCCGGCGCACCAGGGCAAGTCCGAGAACGCGCCCGGCGTTGCCGGCCTGGTGGGTCCCGAGGCGCTGGCGATGGACTTTCCCATGCTGTTCAGCGGCGTCGACCAAGACACCTGGCGGCTGGTGACCCCCGGACGCCGCACCCCGCTGATGCACGCGCAGGACCTCGCCGCCGAGGCCTGGGGCGCGAGTCGCACCTGGTTCATCACGAACGGCGGATCCGGTTGCAATCACATCGCCACGACGGTCGCGCGGGGGCTGGGCACCGAGCTGGTGGTGCAGCGCAGCGTGCACTCGAGCGTCATCGACGGCATCACACGATTCGACCTGGTGCCGCACTTCATCATGGGCGCAGTCGACACCGGGTTGGGGGCCGCACACGGGGTGACCGCGAGCGAGGTTGAGGAAACGCTCACCGCGCACCCGGACAGCTCGGCGGTCTACATCGTCTCGCCCAGCTACTTCGGCGCCGTTGCCGATGTCGCCGCGATCGCGGAGGTCGCCCACCGCCACGGCGTGCCGCTGATCGTTGATGAGGCCTGGGGCTCGCACTTCGGCATGCACCCGGACCTGCCCACGAACTCCGTCCGGCTCGGCGCGGACCTCGTGATCTCGAGCACCCAGAAGGGGGCCGGATCCCTTGCCCAGTCGGCGATGCTCCAGTTGGGCCACGGTCCGCTCGCGCAGGAGCTCGAGAGCCTGGTGGACCGCGTGGTCCGCTCGTACCAGTCGACGAGCTGCAGCTCGCTTATTCTGGCCTCACTCGACGAGGCGCGTCGCCACCTGGTCACCCGTACAGACGTCATCGGCGAGGCCCTCGATTCGGCCGCGACCATCCGCGCAGCGATTCGCGCCGATCGCCGATTCCGTGACGCCACGCCAGACATCCTGGCGAGCCCCGACGCTATTGCGAACGATCCGTTCAAGATCGCGATCGACACCCGGGGCGCCGGGATCACCGGCGGAGACGCCCAGTACCAGCTGCTGCGAGATCACCGGGTCTACTGCGAACTCGCCACTCCTGCAGCTCTCCTCCTCCTCGTCGGCGCTACCTCGCCGGCAGATACAGACCGCTTCCTGCACTCGCTGTGGGCACTGCCTGAGGCCGATATCGAGCCCGAGCGGATGCGCGCGCTCCCCGATCCCTGCGAGCGCGCGATGGGCCTCGGCGAGGCGTTTTTCGGGAAGGTTGAGGTAGTCTCACATTCTGCAGCCGCAGGACGGGTTTCCGCCGATTCACTGGCTGCATACCCGCCTGGAGTGCCCAACGTACTTCCCGGCGAGGTCCTCAGCGATGGCGCTATCGCCTTCCTTCGCGGCACGGCGACGTCCCCGTCCGGGTACGTTCGCGGTGCCAACGACGCGGCCCTCGACACCTTCCGAGTGGTCGCCGAATAG